A stretch of Pyrenophora tritici-repentis strain M4 chromosome 7, whole genome shotgun sequence DNA encodes these proteins:
- a CDS encoding Sulfite oxidase yields MVQLVHSVEEPLNREPQLEKLIQSFITEDGYDRNHGPIPQINPNTHKVSVIGLVDNELSLSVADLQALPQHTVICALQCAGNRRHTMRTKLKEVHGIDWFDGAVMNCKWKGPLLKDVLEKAGIKIEESKLKDAHVAFSCFQTPCQDDKFYGASLPLSRIMDPKRSIMLALEMNDKPLPPNHGAPVRVVTPGIAGARSVKWLDQISVQMTESDSYYQQHDYKILPPEADCKEKAEEYWGKVDALHDMPVNSVIAVPKSESTVRQEEDGTIEVKGYALPSGADGPIVKVEVSTDGGNSWADAELINTYDDEDAKDVELKWAWALWKAKVKVEKGKEATVVSRATDKSGNTQEKCPLWNFRGVAYNGYGEVTGLKVV; encoded by the exons ATGGTTCAG CTCGTTCACTCGGTCGAAGAGCCGCTTAATCGCGAGCCGCAGCTTGAGAAGCTGATTCAGAG TTTCATCACCGAAGATGGCTACGACCGCAATCACGGCCCCATCCCGCAAATCAACCCCAACACACACAAAGTTTCCGTCATCGGCCTTGTTGACAATGAGCTGTCACTTTCCGTCGCAGACCTCCAAGCGCTTCCACAACACACGGTAATCTGTGCACTACAATGTGCCGGAAACCGTCGTCATACTATGCGGACCAAGTTGAAGGAGGTCCATGGCATCGACTGGTTCGATGGCGCGGTTATGAACTGCAAGTGGAAAGGTCCTCTGCTAAAAGATGTCCTGGAGAAAGCCGGTATCAAGATCGAAGAGAGCAAGCTCAAAGATGCACATGTAGCATTCTCGTGCTTCCAGACACCCTGTCAAGACGACAAGTTCTACGGTGCGAGTCTTCCATTGTCTCGAATCATGGACCCAAAGCGCTCCATTATGCTCGCTCTGGAGATGAATGATAAGCCCCTCCCGCCCAACCACGGCGCCCCTGTTCGCGTCGTTACACCTGGCATTGCTGGTGCGAGAAGCGTAAAATGGCTGGATCAGATCTCTGTCCAAATGACCGAGAGTGATAGCTACTACCAACAGCACGACTACAAGATCCTGCCTCCTGAGGCTGATTGCAAAGAAAAGGCAGAAGAGTATTGGGGCAAAGTTGACGCACTTCATGACATGCCTGTCAATAGTGTCATTGCTGTCCCCAAATCCGAGTCCACGGTGcggcaagaagaagatggtACGATTGAAGTCAAAGGCTATGCACTGCCTAGTGGAGCAGACGGGCCGATAGTCAAAGTTGAAGTTAGCACGGATGGAGGAAACTCCTGGGCCGATGCTGAACTAATCAACACGTACGACGACGAAGATGCCAAGGATGTTGAGCTCAAGTGGGCGTGGGCACTATGGAAGGCGAAAGTAAAGGTGGAGAAAGGTAAGGAGGCGACGGTCGTTAGTCGTGCCACGGACAAGAGCGGTAATACGCAGGAAAAGTGTCCACTGTGGAACTTCAGAGGTGTGGCGTACAACGGCTATGGCGAGGTCACTGGCCTAAAAGTTGTCTGA
- a CDS encoding Ubiquitin-protein ligase — translation MASSASKRLFKEYRALSSDPPEGITAGPVNEDDMFIWEALIQGPEGTPFEGGVFPAELRFPKDYPLAPPKMKFVTDMWHPNVYPNGEVCISILHPPGDDPMHYEQASERWSPIQSVEKILISVMSMLAEPNDESPANVDAARMWREKRHEYEKTVRNNVRKSLGL, via the exons ATGGCCTCATCCGCCTCCAAACGCCTCTTCAAAGAATACCGCGCCCTATCCTCGGACCCACCAGAGGGTATAACCGCGGGCCCCGTAAACGAAGACGACATGTTCATCTGGGAAGCGTTGATCCAAGGCCCAGAAGGCACACCGTTTGAAGGCGGTGTCTTCCCCGCCGAACTGCGTTTTCCAAAAGACTATCCGCTTGCGCCGCCCAAGATGAAGTTTGTCACGGATATGTGGCATCCGAATG TGTATCCGAATGGCGAAGTCTGCATATCTATTCTTCACCCGCCTGGCGACGACCCAATGCACTACGAACAAGCGTCGGAACGATGGTCGCCGATTCAGAGTGTGGAGAAGATATTGATTAGTGTTATGAGCATGTTGGCGGAGCCCAACGATGAGAGTCCGGCGAATGTGGATGCCGCGCGCATGTGGAGGGAGAAGAGGCACGAGTATGAGAAGACTGTGAGGAATAATGTTAGGAAGAGTCTTGGATTGTGA
- a CDS encoding AF-4 multi-domain protein translates to MTAPLRNTQHASAIAAIAASQNTAPVTEFRCLFTQDIKRKQKRWQDGYLKFHTFNNRVMVYDQARNFLGDTYYKDRNELQEGDELNLNNGALVEVAEAMGITHTDLTPLLEKKNKEAPPRPSAPSQSKPFQRPSSVVPTNAPRNGSQLRHKSLNTLLGTPKGPIGKAQPMKSPQKTAQAPPAWRASSPVQEESPAARSRVQVPARKPNKFIPPTATVITIESESDPHPTCLSDVSMPSTPPKVAKARAERRQLATPAPEPLSRQPPAKTPRIPKGKVPVPSVRALETPKQRAPPSSPPVSVSNRLSNVDFAIQLSKEPPKEPTPSKEPELPVAPPAGRKPKSLRLTAGVKRGRLLCQTVAQQAPTVAASKDLSRAASRPASKEPSPALNHENDTTLRSRVSASKRKSTNAGDVAPKRVRVSKSPSVPSSSLCEDPEVIHGRMDQQLLVPSSPVQVQIASSPPVEVSKPKPVPAKKAASKKATVSKSPEAIAPEPKSPSPKPVPRKVQTRKKVVEKSVPAPPAAPMPDPPRRAARDASPVHTEPPGAQSRAHPAKRSKKQPATTDSNTDAATPLHPLQTNEKGPKMSTTELASVLQQSNSLAKALADPIEDEPNIIATGKSSNRNFRRVRSENDAPIPSISEEWEKRNLPKPRTDTLDDTPQSTKVAGAAEPVPEVPKKKGGLSALIKKTDPRRMFKRTQSLHVDTSSDIPETMKEIECPSPVVDVDIGPWSTEAGDLFDWRPPGREKK, encoded by the exons ATGACTGCCCCTCTACGTAACACGCAACACGCGTCCGCAATCGCTGCCATTGCCGCATCCCAGAACACCGCGCCCGTTACCGAGTTCCGCTGCCTATTCACACAAGACATCAAGCGAAAGCAGAAGCGATGGCAGGATGGCTACCTCAAGTTTCACACCTTCAACAACCGGGTTATGGTGTATGATCAAGCCCGGAACTTCCTCGGTGATACATACTACAAGGACAGAAACGAGTTACAAGAGGGGGATGAACTCAACCTCAATAATGGCGCTCTTGTCGAGGTCGCCGAGGCCATGGGTATCACACATACCGATCTGACGCCGCTTCTCGAAAAGAAGAACAAGGAAGCGCCTCCTCGTCCGAGTGCTCCTTCTCAATCAAAACCGTTCCAGAGGCCTTCGTCGGTGGTGCCTACCAATGCACCACGAAATGGGTCGCAACTGCGCCACAAGTCGCTCAACACTCTGCTTGGCACGCCAAAGGGTCCAATCGGGAAGGCACAGCCCATGAAGTCACC GCAAAAGACGGCGCAGGCACCTCCAGCGTGGAGAGCATCAAGTCCTGTACAAGAAGAAAGCCCCGCTGCGAGAAGCCGCGTACAAGTGCCGGCCCGGAAACCTAATAAGTTTATACCTCCCACAGCCACTGTCATCACGATAGAGTCCGAGTCAGACCCCCACCCGACCTGTCTATCAGACGTCTCGATGCCGAGCACACCCCCAAAGGTCGCCAAAGCGAGAGCTGAACGGCGCCAGCTAGCAACACCGGCACCGGAGCCATTGTCTCGCCAACCACCAGCGAAGACACCCCGGATACCCAAGGGCAAAGTACCAGTACCAAGTGTACGGGCATTGGAGACTCCAAAGCAACGAGCTCCACCATCCTCACCTCCAGTGAGCGTTTCCAACCGCCTTAGCAATGTGGACTTTGCAATACAGCTGAGCAAGGAGCCACCAAAAGAGCCAACACCTTCAAAAGAGCCAGAGCTACCTGTAGCCCCTCCTGCCGGTCGCAAGCCTAAATCACTACGACTAACAGCAGGCGTGAAGCGTGGGAGATTACTTTGCCAGACCGTTGCCCAACAGGCACCTACAGTGGCCGCCTCAAAAGACCTTTCACGAGCAGCATCACGTCCTGCAAGTAAAGAGCCATCACCAGCGCTGAATCATGAGAATGACACGACTTTGCGCAGTCGTGTATCTGCGAGCAAGCGAAAAAGCACGAATGCCGGGGATGTTGCACCAAAAAGAGTGAGAGTGTCCAAGTCTCCTTCAGTGCCATCTTCTAGCCTGTGCGAAGATCCAGAAGTCATTCATGGTCGTATGGATCAACAGCTCTTGGTACCTTCATCGCCAGTACAAGTTCAAATAGCATCGTCACCCCCAGTAGAGGTGTCCAAACCCAAGCCGGTTCCGGCCAAGAAAGCCGCGAGTAAGAAAGCAACGGTATCAAAGTCTCCTGAAGCTATAGCCCCAGAACCAAAATCCCCGTCCCCCAAGCCAGTGCCTCGAAAAGTACAGacgagaaagaaggtcgtGGAAAAGTCTGTCCCAGCACCGCCTGCTGCGCCTATGCCCGATCCACCAAGACGAGCAGCTCGAGATGCGTCTCCAGTACATACTGAACCCCCAGGAGCTCAGTCGCGGGCACATCCTGCGAAGCGAAGCAAGAAACAACCAGCGACAACAGATTCCAATACAGATGCCGCGACACCACTACATCCCTTGCAAACCAACGAGAAAGGCCCAAAGATGAGCACAACGGAACTCGCTTCCGTCCTCCAGCAGTCCAACAGCCTAGCCAAAGCTCTCGCCGACCCCATCGAAGACGAACCCAATATCATTGCAACTGGAAAGTCATCGAACCGAAATTTCCGACGCGTCCGCAGTGAGAACGACGCGCCAATACCCAGTATATCAGAAGAATGGGAAAAGCGCAATCTCCCGAAGCCACGAACAGATACACTTGATGATACACCACAGTCTACGAAAGTTGCAGGTGCGGCTGAGCCTGTACCTGAAGTCCCAAAGAAAAAGGGTGGACTAAGTGCATTGATCAAAAAAACGGACCCAAGACGCATGTTCAAACGCACCCAGAGCTTGCACGTCGATACCAGTAGTGACATACCCGAGACAATGAAGGAGATCGAGTGCCCAAGCCCGGTTGTGGACGTAGATATAGGACCGTGGAGTACAGAGGCAGGAGATTTGTTTGATTGGAGACCGCCAGGCAGGGAGAAGAAGTAG
- a CDS encoding SH3 domain signaling protein, with the protein MQRMQRITGRFLPRTPNEADVEAMLKDFSDSQVMLEKLEASAKQWRDAWTNILNHQLSSVELLYAIFKPLGGEGSSSTHTHVETPADVLERVHGLHEAFSELKTDMMEEVKDIDRKLVVPAKLARDALKPMEKAIKKRDDAKVDYERYKSRCEALQNKKTRSERENHALTKHETDLERSTHAYQLADENLRERLPRLNAATFSILPHLLANQIVLQNNLIGNLYTVLHQYSHEQGYPDPPPEPEEVIPVWDSSFTPLRTEMESSLGLLKTGKAIHQPMRLPDKGETVTGLGIRNKVLPGRRPSSNDSVPTITGVSRPARPAQTLSSTSESGPPISLSNKPSYSSLSASKPKIGGSPHLSANQDAYGRRASSTSMASSYSNGGSDYFKMHPTASNGSTPSGYPSSPNPAAGKKKPPPPPPKKKIGSFQGEYVTAMYDFDSHTSGDLSFREGDRIRVVKKTESSQDWWEGEINGRQGSFPANYCK; encoded by the exons ATGCAGCGCATGCAAAGAATCACGGGGCGCTTCCTTCCACGGACGCCCAATGAGGCTGATGTCGAGGCCATGCTGAAAGACTTTAGCGACTCCCAGGTCATGCTGGAGAAG CTTGAAGCATCAGCAAAGCAATGGCGGGACGCGTGGACCAACATCCTCAACCACCAACTGTCTTCAGTCGAGCTCCTATATGCCATCTTCAAGCCCCTCGGCGGCGAAGGCTCCAGTTCCACTCATACACATGTCGAGACGCCGGCTGATGTGCTCGAACGTGTCCATGGTCTCCATGAAGCCTTTTCTGAGCTCAAGACGGACATGATGGAGGAGGTCAAGGACATTGACAGGAAACTGGTCGTGCCTGCCAAGCTCGCTCGCGATGCACTGAAGCCTATGGAGAAGGCTATCAAGAAGCGCGATGACGCAAAG GTCGACTATGAACGCTACAAGAGCCGCTGTGAAGCGCTGCAGAATAAGAAGACGCGTTCCGAGCGTGAGAACCACGCCCTGACCAAGCACGAAACGGACCTCGAACGCTCCACACACGCATACCAACTCGCCGACGAGAACCTCCGAGAGCGTCTTCCCAGGTTGAACGCTGCGACGTTTTCTATTCTGCCCCACCTCCTAGCCAACCAGATTGTGCTACAGAATAACCTGATTGGAAACTTGTACACTGTGCTACACCAGTACTCGCATGAGCAGGGATATCCCGATCCACCACCAGAACCTGAGGAGGTGATTCCAGTATGGGACTCAAGTTTCACCCCGCTGCGCACTGAGATGGAGTCGAGTCTTGGCTTGCTCAAGACTGGCAAAGCCATTCACCAGCCGATGCGACTGCCAGACAAAGGAGAGACAGTGACAGGTTTAGGCATTAGGAACAAGGTCTTGCCTGGTCGGAGACCTAGCAGCAACGACAGTGTGCCGACCATAACCGGCGTCAGCAGACCCGCACGGCCAGCGCAAACCCTATCCTCAACCTCGGAGAGCGGTCCTCCAATCAGCCTCTCTAATAAACCCTCATACAGCTCTCTTAGTGCATCCAAGCCAAAGATAGGCGGTTCTCCCCATCTAAGTGCCAACCAGGATGCCTATGGTCGCCGTGCTTCTTCTACATCCATGGCATCCTCCTACTCCAACGGAGGCAGTGACTATTTCAAGATGCATCCGACGGCTTCCAACGGATCGACTCCCAGCGGTTATCCGTCCTCACCAAACCCCGCAGCAGGCAAGAAGAAGCCACCGCCACCACCTCCTAAGAAGAAGATAGGCTCTTTTCAGGGTGAGTATGTCACGGCCATGTATGACTTCGACAGTCACACGTCAGGCGATCTGTCCTTTAGGGAGGGCGACCGCATTCGCGTTGTTAAGAAGACGGAGAGTTCGCAGGATTGGTGGGAGGGCGAGATCAACGGAAGGCAGGGCAGCTTTCCGGCGAATTACTGCAAATAG